The Arachis ipaensis cultivar K30076 chromosome B03, Araip1.1, whole genome shotgun sequence region ATGATGACACCTTGTCATGCATTAATACTTACCCATTCCCTTACTTAGCAACCATTTAcatgtaagaaagaaaaagaaaaaattgacaatttaagtAGTCAGAAAAAAGAACAAGTATTAGTAGTAGTTATAGATGCTGGTTGAATGTATATGTGACAATCTTTGTGTTATACTTGGTCCTTAGCATTGACACAATCTCAAATGAATCTAAGATGAAAGGGCAAGTTCAGCCCAAGCCAAAGATGATCCCTTGAGATCCACGCTAATTGAAGTGTCAATTCTGCCCTCCAGAATGCTACATAATTCCCGCATTGACGGACGGCCATTGGGGTCGCCATTGATGCATTGCGATACCACCTCACATATTACTTTCAAGTCGTCTTCTCTGTAATGTTTTAACTCTGGATCCACCACACTTGACATCATTTCCGGTATCTCAAGATATTCCCTAGCCTGATAATGATAATTAAAAGCAAATAAAATGAAAAGTTTAGTTTCCTTACAATGTGTTGATACAAATTCAAGAAATTGAATTGAGCGGTTACTTGAATTTTAAGTAAGCAGATAAAATTAGAGTTTCTTACCCAGTCCACCAAGTACCCTTTGTCCTTGCAATATGGAGGTCGTCCGCTGATTATTTCCAATAGAAGTACTGCAAAGCCGTATATGTTTCCTTTGGTGTCAAGACGACGTGCCTCCACGGAATTTGAAAGAAGGCACATGGAGCCCTGGCTGCCAATAGAACCAGAATTCTTCTCTGATCTTTCAAGAATTGTCTTCCAACTTTCAAAATCGACCAGCTGCGATTTAAGGTTTCAATAAAATGAGAATGCATGGCAAGTGTAGTGTGTTAAATATAGGATACTCAATTACACTGTCTCAATTGGTGGGTCTGAACATTTAAACCAGTTGCAATGCATGCATACCTTTGGTGAAAAGTCTTCTGTAAGATATACAGCATTGGAATTCAACTCTGAGATAGTGAATGGTGGTTCAATTTCCGTGTGCAAATACTTGAGTCCACGAGCAATGCCTATAATAACTTTCATACGCCGTGTCCATGACAATTGGCACCCTTCTTCATCTGCagtcaaaattcctttttaagaAACCAAAACAAACGGGAGAGAAAAAAATCATGTAAGGAGGAAAGAAACTTGACTTACAGCAATGTAGGTGCTCATAGAGTGTCCCATTTGAAGCATAATCAAAAACCAGCATCCTGGTAAAAGGATTGCTCTCTCTACAATAACCTAGCAGTTTTCCTGTATTCTCATGATTCAACCTTGCCAAGTCTGCCACCTGATTGACATCAATAACAGAAAAATTAAGAACTTGTCTTGATTATTTGTCTGTCAGTTCTTGCACATTTTAGGAACTGCAATGTTCCATTACCTCTCTCTGAAAATAGAGCTCAAGGTAACCCGTCCAATGCTCTTCCTTAATGCAGAGGGAAATTACAGCAATCTCAGGTCCACCTTTCATTGTACCCTTGTAGACCACACTATCTGGTGAAGAACCAATTATGTTGCTGAAGTCTTCGCAGGCCACTTCAAGATCTTGTCTGCTATACTTCGTCACATCTTTCAACACATCAGATTCTGCATATTGATATTGTTGAGTATGTTAAAGCAATTCTAGAAATATTAGAAGGAAATACACACCGGAGGGTGTAGAAACTGAACCTATATATACTGTCATATGCTCTTTCTCGCTTGAAGATTTTTTCCAAGGAATGATGATAGATGATTTGCTGTTAAACCTCTGATACGCCGTGAAAATAGCAATCAAAAAGAGACAACCAACCATGACTCCCGTCACTATCTCTAGAGCCAAAAGCCAGGAAGGTTTTGATGCTCTTTGATGCTTCGACACATGTTCAGCAGCTCGATGCTTTAGGTTCATTACTGGATGGCTCTGGGCAGGTGAAGCACCAGCTATGAAATGATAGTTCATAAAAAACATTCAATTAGAGTAAGGCCAAGAATATATCTAGTAAATAGATAGATAATACGTATGTTGGATTTACAAAGTTCATTCAAATGTTACTTATTATGTTCATTCATTCCATTCTTGGAAACAGGTTGGATttcaaaaaggaaaataaagggaAGCCGGAAGCCAGTGAAACTGTGAAAGACACTTTACAATGAATTCAAGCCAGAGCTCATTTCGTCTCctatgtatttttaaatttttatgagaTGTTCTAATTCATGCTTTCAATGAATTCAAGCCAGAGCTCATTTCGTCTCctatgtatttttaaattatgagATGTTCTAATTCATGCTTTCAATTTTGAGAGTACAAAATAAAAATAGTGTCATGCATACCACATTGTACAGAAGTCCGCTGCTTTATGTCTTTAATCTGAAGGCAATTCCCTTGAAAGCTTGATCTGTTTGACAGAATTCATGTAAATGTGGAGGTTGAGTAGAATGGCAAAACATGAAATGAGGATCAAATAAGTACCTTGGGACACGCAAACATTTGGGTAAGCTCCCAACAAAGAAGTTATATGAAAAATCTGCAACTTTTAATTGAGACGTACGACACAAGCCAGTTAAATTCACATTTGAGGCATACCTGAAGAAAATTATAAGAACTGTAAGAGACAGACTCACCAGAAACAAATTTTGAAGGTGTAGCTGGTATCTTATATTTAACAGTAAACCAGATAAATTTTCACAGCTGcaataattttcaaaataacTCAAAACCAAAGTTCATTTATGCCTCCCTGCCTATGAATTCCTGACCAGACAATACCAACTCAATTCCAATATTTATACTCACATCTCATGCATAGTTGAATCAGAACTTCCACCAGCAGGAACAGGTCCTTGAAGCTTATTCCTATCCAACCGAAGTTCTTGAAGGTATTTCAAATTTCCAAGCTCTGGGGGTAGCCTACCAGTCAACCCATTGGACTGCAGGTTTCTACAAGAATACAAATAAAGTTTAAGAGACTGTGGCAAACTATTAAGAGTTAAAATTTCTCTCTATTCAAGAAGAtgttattgattttcttttacattttcacTGCTTGGGTCAAATTTCCAATTTCTCGAGGAATCGGTCCTGATAACTGATTCAACCCCAAGTCCAACACCTTGAGAGATTTCAACATGCCCAATTCTTTTGGTATTGTTCCAATAAGATTGTTTCCGTGCAAGATTCTACAACCATAAGAACCAGATATTAACACCACAAATTACAGACATCATATTCCAGAACTACAAGTCTAGAAGCACATTGTGCAAGGCACATACAGTTCTTGCAAGTAGGTGATTTGCCCCAATTCTGGTGCAAGAAACCCTCTTAATGCTGACCCTGATATGTTTCTGCAAAGAATTATCCCAAACTATAGAATAAGGAATGTGCTAGCTAGAAATACAACTCATCAACAGCAACATAACAATTTGCACTCCGAATAAATGTACTTAAGGGATCTGTGGAATCTTACAGCTTGATGACATGATCTCGAGGTCCATTGCACAAAACACCATTCCACTCACAAGGATCCGAAACCAGGGTATTCCAATTGGACAAAACAAGATGTGGATCATCAAAGATAGCTTCTCTGAAGGTTTGAAGCGCCGAAACTACACAGAAATAAACTCCCCAGTTAGAGGCCGAAAAAAGCAATGCAAATGCTTAGTTACCATGAATGCTGAATACCATAGCTCAATTGGGAAGCCATAACAAAAATACAGTGAGAATTTGAGAATGGAAAACAGTTGCTGGATCTCAAACCTTCAAAGTATACAGaagaaacagaaacagaaaatgCTGCTACTTAATGACACTATAGCCTATAGGCAAGTTCCAACGAAAAGAACAAAAATGCACATCATAATAACTATTTTTGGTACTGTCTTTAACTCTTTATGTTTTCCCATCATCCAAACAGAGGGTAACTGAATTGATGCAACGAGATCTGAGAGAGAAAAGTGAATACATAACCACCATAAACTTAACAAGTACCTTCATTTTTTGCCACCGCATCAGAAGCTACAAAAGACAGCGTGGAAATTAAACCCAGAAACAGAAATGAAGTGTATAGATTCATGTTCTCCCACAAAGTCTTGCACAATTTTCTGTTCCTTCCTCCTTCAGCCACTTCTCTCTAAGAAACAAACTTCAAAGAACTCTTTCCAATTCAAATTGAACGAACACATAAAACACGAGAACTCTACAAACAAAAAACAGGGACGACTNNNNNNNNNNNNNNNNNNNNNNNNNNNNNNNNNNNNNNNNNNNNNNNNNNNNNNNNNNNNNNNNNNNNNNNNNNNNNNNNNNNNNNNNNNNNNNNNNNNNNNNNNNNNNNNNNNNNNNNNNNNNNNNNNNNNNNNNNNNNNNNNNNNNNNNNNNNNNNNNNNNNNNNNNNNNNNNNNNNNNNNNNNNNNNNNNNNNNNNNNNNNNNNNNNNNNNNNNNNNNNNNNNNNNNNNNNNNNNNNNNNNNNNNNNNNNNNNNNNNNNNNNNNNNNNNNNNNNNNNNNNNNNNNNNNNNNNNNNNNNNNNNNNNNNNNNNNNNNNNNNNNNNNNNNNNNNNNNNNNNNNNNNNNNNNNNNNNNNNNNNNNNNNNNNNNNNNNNNNNNNNNNNNNNNNNNNNNNNNNNNNNNNNNNNNNNNNNNNNNNNNNNNNNNNNNNNNNNNNNNNNNNNNNNNNNNNNNNNNNNNNNNNNNNNNNNNNNNNNNNNNNNNNNNNNNNNNNNNNNNNNNNNNNNNNNNNNNNNNNNNNNNNNNNNNNNNNNNNNNNNNNNNNNNNNNNNNNNNNNNNNNNNNNNNNNNNNNGCCAGGTGCCAGGTTAAAGGTCCTAAAAGGTGGGTACTGGCTAGTACTAAGCTTAATTAGTGTCTTTGTGGAAAATGTAGATTTGTTAATGAAGGAATGGAAGATATAAGTAGGGACGGAAGCGTTTTTGAATCCTAGATTTGAAAACTGAGAATAaaaagaagcagaagcagaagcagaaaatGGGGTTAAAGACAAAGGAAATGAATTTAGTAGGGTTGACACTGACACTGTACTAGACCCAACCCCAGAAGAGGGAGAAACTTGGATTCAAAGAGACTTTATCCAAAATTGGATTTTGATGGCACTTGGTCGAAAAAGATGGACCTTTTTATTGTGTTACGTTTAAAAATGGCGGTTTCTGTAGTGTGTTTTTTTTTCTGGTACAAACccctctttttctttctgttattAGTGTTGTTTATGGTAGTTGTTGCATACTAAATTGGTATGAAGTTTTGGAGTTTCAGCATTAATCATTGCATTTGCAGAGACTAATTGCGTAGTGAAGATGAATCGATGATAATTGATTGTTTCAACACTATCTCGTGAAATTCGCGAGACGATATATTGGTATCTATCTCCCGTGTTATTgtcttttgagttttgtcaaAGGTTGTTTGGGATCAATGCGAGTCAAAACAAACAACTGGATGCAGTAGCTGGTAGCTACTGCCTACTAGtaattttggtttgatttagtaaCTGCGAGGCGTCATCATAATGCATAATTAATGtactaattttattataatttggaTTCGGGAAGAACCGAAGAAGTTAATAAAGTAGTAAAACAaagaattaattattattattttataatttttatgaaATATATGTATTTTNNNNNNNNNNNNNNNNNNNNNNNNNNNNNNNNNNNNNNNNNNNNNNNNNNNNNNNNNNNNNNNNNNNNNNNNNNNNNNNNNNNNNNNNNNNNNNNNNNNNNNNNNNNNNNNNNNNNNNNNNNNNNNCTATTTGATCTATTTTATTAGATATAACAATTATATTATGTGTATATTAAAGTCAGttatcaataaaaaatatatattagaatataaatatataataaaaataaattaattatgtatatttatatacaaatatgttaatggctgattttagtgattaattttagaATATGAATAATATTATTGTAGATTTAATCTAATATTAATGCATAAATTTTGGTGCATGTAAgtgtaaaattaaatttttttatttaaataaaataaagaatgatCAATAATATCAGATTTTCTTAAACCAAATTTTAAAACGTGAACCTTCTATTCCTGTTAATATATAAATCGTCACAAGACTATTTGTATTAGATAATATATTAAACACTATACTCTAGGACGATTTATGTATGGAAGTCTTCAAAAAAAAATGCACATAAATCGTCCTAGAGTTCTGAGTTTCCTAAGTTGAACGTAACTGGTCCCAGGATAAAAAGTGTTACACGTTTTTTACCTAAAATACAAAGGGATAGGATGATTTATGTGTTTTTCACAACACAAAGCAGTCTAGCACGATTTACGTGTAACAAGCTAAACTCGCATATACATCAACTCGTATGTTTCTGGAGGTTTGTAGATTTTTCTCAATCACCTTTATAAATGTCTGACAAAATTTTTCCCTAGTCTCGAGCTACGACTTTGCTTCCTTTCCTTCCTAATAAAGAGCTCAACCAAACGCTCATATGTTGACTTAACAAGTGAACCCGCGGGTAAATTATGTATACCCTTTAGGACGACATTAATACACTCAAAAATGTTGGTTGTCATATGACCGTATCGGCGGCCGCCATTCCGATGTTGGGTCCACAACTCTAATGTGATCCTGTTGCACCAATTAACCATTGCCAAGTTTTCCTACTTCAAGATATCCATGTAATATTGATGTTCCTGTTGAGTCTTTGCATATGTTACATTCACAAGAATCTTTGGTGCATTCTTAGATTTGAAGTTTAATGCGACATTAGCAGCTATGTGTCTTACACAGAATGCATGATGTGCGGTCGGTAAGAGCCACCCACTGTCTTCGGCAATCAATGTAGTCTTGATTGCGTTGTGGTTGTCAGAGATAACTACAATGTCGGGTTGCGGAGTCACGTACTGACAAAGGTGACTTAGAAAAAATTTCTACAAATCTGTGTTCTTGCCCTCGATTAACCCAAATGCCACTGGAAGCATGTTTGAGTTTTCATCTTGTGCAATCGCCATTAATAAAGTACCTTCATACTTGCTATATAAATGCGTACCATCGATAGATATTAGTGGCTTGCAATACTTGAAGGCGTCAACACACGGAAAAAAACGTCTAAAACAATCAATgaaaaataccctcatttcatcGACTGTATTACTAGCCCTAACAGGTGAAGTACACAACACTGTTATAGTGCCAGACATATATATCTGAACCCCGATGATCCACCCCGGAATCAGGTTGTAAGACTCCTCTCAATCTCCATATATCTGTGCAATCGCCTTCTACTTAGCCATCCACACCTTCCTGTAACTGGGCTTGAAACCAAATTTTGATGAGACCACATTCTATAATACTTTTCACGGAGATTGATGCATCTACCATGACCATTGGTAGAATTGACGCATAGATGACATGATAATTGAGTTGCCTGTGATCGGTAGATATCTCTGTTGCAAGACATGTGTGCGGCCTATTGTTCTTTCTAACTTTCCAGTAACCTTTCCTCTGTCGCATAGTCACACATATTAGCCAATTACATCAATTCCCAAACTGCACACACTTTCCATGATACTTCAATTGATTGGACTCAAACACTTTATACTCAACACCTCGAAGGTACGCACATCACTCAAGTCATTTGTATTATCTGCCTGAACGGACAAATCTGCTGCAAATGATGGAGACGAAACATGGGCAATAACCTCGTGACCAGTTGGAACGGCATTAGAACTCCCTTCTATTACGCCGGTTGGCAGATTTGAAGCAGATCCACCAGAACTACCCTCTACATCAACCATTCTCGCAAACAACTCCATAGCATTCAAATTTGGAAATCTAGCTTAATTGTGAAACATATATTACACGTCGTCATCACTTAGTATCTCGTATTTTCCAAACTTAACATAACCTTGCCTGAGTGAGATAGGAATCTAAAAAAATACTTGCTTTACACATTTTTTTACTGTAATTTTCTAAATTTTGTAATATAATATTTTGTAAATCCATCAAACTCGTTGACAGATTGACAAACACTCCAATTTGCTTTTTATTAGAGAACGTAACACCCTCACTTGTGTTTCATCAATTTTTTCTCGATAATGAACTAGCAAAAATACACTCTCAGCCATCTCTCATAAAACTCTTTATTCATGTATGGCTCATTATACATCATATTCGTTTATTTATAGACTCATTATCTTCATAAATCGTTGCAGGATCTTGAGGGTTAGCCTCTAACACGTAAATCATTCTAGACTAATGTGAGTTGCGAAATACACATAGTCATACCCCTTATATTTTAGAGAAAAAACGTGTAAAAATTCTTACTCTGAAACGATTTACGTTCAGTTTGAAAAATTCAGGACCTTGAGATgatttttatatgtatttttttaaagACTTCTAGACATAAATCATCTAATACACACGGCTTTGAGAcaatttatatattaatagaaaAAAAGAATTCACATTTTAAAAAGGGTAAAAAACCTTAATAAGCCAAGTCAAGAATCATGTAACGTAAATACGCCAAAGCgaaaatcgtttcagcaataagccaaatcatatttttatataattcgaaccatgctggttcgaattccatttctacataattcgaaccagcttggttcgaattatacacaaacacatgcatacacgtaattcgaaccagcttggttcgaattaaaTTTTATATCGTTTATAAAATACATTATCTGCAAATTCCAAAGCATTAGTTTACTCCCATTATTTAACACGGATGACTTTgcgattttttattatttttgcctTTAATTATTATTAGTGTTCTAAAAATTGACCTGGATTAATTAGTTTGGCAAGTTGAACTGAAATTTAATTTTATGGCACTTTCCATTTATAACATAATCATATTCATCGAAGAGGTGGCAATAGATCATATGGCTAAATGGCAAAATAGTACTACAAGGTAAATAAGATTTCAAATTGTGAAGTTTATCAACATTTTGTTAGTGCATAAATAATCTGTTTATAAACATTTGTCTCATTGACGTTGGCATGCTGCTAAATGTTATTtcggaaaaaagaaaaaaaagtatgaaGTATTATTAATTGTTTAATTGCAAGGTTGTTACTAACTAAGCAAAAGTgcttttagaaaaagaaaagaaagaaattctCCCATAATTCCACACCTTACAGTTGTTTTCCATCTAAACCAATTATTAAAGCTGGAgtgatgtgtctaataaaaatccATCTGATCCTCATGCATAACAAGTTAGCAACCTCCACCCCAAGTCTCCAACCCTACTCTACCCTACCTTTCTTTTCATAGAT contains the following coding sequences:
- the LOC107630813 gene encoding probable LRR receptor-like serine/threonine-protein kinase At1g63430; protein product: MNLYTSFLFLGLISTLSFVASDAVAKNEVSALQTFREAIFDDPHLVLSNWNTLVSDPCEWNGVLCNGPRDHVIKLNISGSALRGFLAPELGQITYLQELILHGNNLIGTIPKELGMLKSLKVLDLGLNQLSGPIPREIGNLTQAVKINLQSNGLTGRLPPELGNLKYLQELRLDRNKLQGPVPAGGSSDSTMHEMYASNVNLTGLCRTSQLKVADFSYNFFVGSLPKCLRVPRSSFQGNCLQIKDIKQRTSVQCAGASPAQSHPVMNLKHRAAEHVSKHQRASKPSWLLALEIVTGVMVGCLFLIAIFTAYQRFNSKSSIIIPWKKSSSEKEHMTVYIESDVLKDVTKYSRQDLEVACEDFSNIIGSSPDSVVYKGTMKGGPEIAVISLCIKEEHWTGYLELYFQREVADLARLNHENTGKLLGYCRESNPFTRMLVFDYASNGTLYEHLHCYEEGCQLSWTRRMKVIIGIARGLKYLHTEIEPPFTISELNSNAVYLTEDFSPKLVDFESWKTILERSEKNSGSIGSQGSMCLLSNSVEARRLDTKGNIYGFAVLLLEIISGRPPYCKDKGYLVDWAREYLEIPEMMSSVVDPELKHYREDDLKVICEVVSQCINGDPNGRPSMRELCSILEGRIDTSISVDLKGSSLAWAELALSS